In a single window of the Bradyrhizobium sp. ORS 285 genome:
- the fmdA gene encoding formamidase translates to MPDTLIKVDLTKSAYENDKVHNRWHPDIPMVEWVNPGDDFIIETYDWTGGFIKNNDSADDVRDIDLSIVHFLSGPIGVKGAEPGDLLVVDLLDVGPLKESLWGFNGFFSKQNGGGFLTDHFPLAQKSIWDIKGLYTSSRHVPGVNFAGLIHPGLIGCLPDPKLLATWNERETALIATNPTRVPGLANPPFAPTAHAGQAKGDVKAKIGAEGARTVPPREHGGNCDIKDLSRGSKIYFPVYVPGGGLSMGDLHFSQGDGEITFCGAIEMAGWLHIKVDVIKDGVAKYGIKNPIFKPSPITPNYRDYLIFEGISVDEAGKQHYLDVHIAYRQACLNAIEYLKKFGYSGAQAYSILGTAPVQGHISGVVDVPNACATLWLPTEIFDFDVMPSAAGPIKHITGDIQMPISPDK, encoded by the coding sequence ATGCCTGACACACTGATCAAGGTCGATCTGACCAAGTCGGCCTACGAGAACGACAAGGTGCACAATCGCTGGCACCCGGACATTCCGATGGTGGAGTGGGTCAATCCCGGTGACGACTTCATCATCGAGACCTATGACTGGACCGGCGGCTTCATCAAGAACAACGACTCGGCCGACGACGTGCGCGACATCGACCTCTCGATCGTGCACTTCCTGTCGGGCCCGATCGGCGTCAAGGGCGCCGAGCCCGGCGACCTGCTGGTCGTCGACCTGCTCGACGTCGGTCCGCTGAAGGAGAGCCTGTGGGGCTTCAACGGCTTCTTTTCCAAGCAGAATGGCGGCGGCTTCTTGACCGACCACTTCCCGCTGGCGCAGAAGTCGATCTGGGACATCAAGGGCCTCTACACCTCGTCGCGCCATGTCCCCGGCGTGAACTTCGCCGGCCTGATCCATCCCGGTCTGATCGGCTGTCTGCCCGACCCGAAGTTGCTCGCGACCTGGAACGAGCGTGAGACGGCGCTGATCGCGACCAACCCGACCCGCGTGCCCGGCCTCGCCAATCCGCCGTTCGCGCCGACTGCCCATGCCGGCCAGGCCAAGGGTGACGTCAAGGCCAAGATCGGCGCCGAGGGCGCCCGCACCGTGCCGCCGCGCGAGCATGGCGGCAATTGCGACATCAAGGATCTGTCGCGCGGCTCGAAGATCTACTTCCCGGTCTACGTGCCCGGCGGCGGCCTCTCGATGGGCGACCTGCATTTCAGCCAGGGCGACGGCGAGATCACCTTCTGCGGCGCGATCGAGATGGCCGGCTGGCTGCACATCAAGGTCGACGTCATCAAGGACGGCGTGGCGAAGTACGGCATCAAGAACCCGATCTTCAAGCCGTCGCCGATCACGCCGAACTACCGCGACTACCTGATCTTCGAGGGCATCTCGGTCGACGAGGCCGGCAAGCAGCACTATCTCGACGTCCACATCGCCTATCGCCAGGCCTGCCTCAACGCGATCGAGTACCTGAAGAAGTTCGGCTACTCCGGCGCCCAGGCCTATTCGATCCTCGGCACCGCGCCGGTGCAGGGCCATATCTCCGGCGTCGTCGACGTACCCAATGCCTGCGCCACTCTGTGGCTGCCGACCGAGATCTTCGACTTCGACGTGATGCCGTCGGCGGCGGGGCCGATCAAGCACATCACGGGCGACATCCAGATGCCGATCTCGCCGGACAAATAA
- the urtE gene encoding urea ABC transporter ATP-binding subunit UrtE translates to MLAISDLHVAYGQSEVLHGLNVKVAPNEIVAIMGRNGMGKTTLMKSLMGILPAKSGSIAMDGSELSGMKSYERVAKGLAYVPQGRMIFSTMTVKENIETGLVVSGESEVPGDIYELFPVLLEMKGRRGGNLSGGQQQQLAIARALATKPKVLLLDEPTEGIQPSIIKEMARTLKRIRDEKGLSIVVSEQVLSFALDIADRVLVIENGEIVRDDPRESVDAAQVSKYLSV, encoded by the coding sequence ATGCTCGCAATCTCCGATCTCCATGTCGCCTATGGCCAGAGCGAGGTGCTGCATGGCCTGAACGTCAAGGTCGCGCCCAACGAGATCGTTGCGATCATGGGGCGCAACGGCATGGGTAAGACCACGCTGATGAAGTCGCTGATGGGCATCCTGCCTGCCAAGAGCGGCTCGATCGCGATGGACGGCTCCGAGCTCTCCGGCATGAAGAGCTACGAGCGCGTCGCAAAGGGCCTCGCCTATGTGCCGCAGGGCCGCATGATCTTCTCGACCATGACGGTCAAGGAGAACATCGAGACCGGCCTCGTCGTCTCCGGCGAGTCCGAGGTGCCCGGCGACATCTACGAGCTGTTCCCGGTGCTCTTGGAGATGAAGGGCCGGCGCGGCGGCAATCTCTCCGGCGGCCAGCAGCAGCAGCTCGCGATCGCGCGTGCACTCGCCACCAAGCCGAAGGTGCTGCTGCTCGACGAGCCGACCGAGGGCATCCAGCCGTCGATCATCAAGGAAATGGCGCGCACCCTGAAGCGTATTCGCGACGAGAAGGGATTGTCGATCGTCGTCTCCGAGCAGGTGCTGAGCTTCGCGCTCGATATCGCCGACCGCGTGCTGGTGATCGAGAACGGCGAGATCGTCCGCGACGATCCGCGCGAGTCCGTCGATGCCGCGCAGGTGTCGAAATATCTGTCCGTCTAA
- the urtD gene encoding urea ABC transporter ATP-binding protein UrtD produces MLIGHQPKEFLLAVEALTVSFDGFKAVNDLSFYVEENEIRVIIGPNGAGKTTVLDLICGKTKATSGSIQFRGKELTKLRENEIVKAGVGRKFQTPSVFEDLSVFENLEISFPRGRTVFGSLAFKRDAVVKDRVEEVAEMIFLKDRLKTSAAELSHGQKQWLEIGMLLIQNPDLLMLDEPVAGMSVSERAKTAELLNRIIKDRSVLVIEHDMKFVEDIAHKVTVLHQGQILSEGTMERVKNDPKVVEVYLGH; encoded by the coding sequence ATGCTCATCGGTCATCAGCCCAAGGAATTCCTGCTCGCGGTCGAAGCGCTCACCGTCTCGTTCGACGGCTTCAAGGCGGTCAACGACCTCTCCTTCTATGTCGAGGAGAACGAGATCCGCGTCATCATCGGTCCGAACGGCGCCGGCAAGACCACGGTGCTCGACCTGATCTGCGGCAAGACCAAAGCGACCTCCGGCTCGATCCAGTTCCGCGGCAAGGAGCTGACCAAGCTGCGCGAGAACGAGATCGTGAAGGCCGGTGTCGGCCGCAAATTCCAGACGCCGTCGGTGTTCGAGGATCTCAGCGTGTTCGAGAATCTCGAGATCTCGTTTCCGCGCGGCCGCACCGTGTTCGGCTCGCTCGCGTTCAAGCGCGACGCCGTGGTGAAGGATCGCGTCGAGGAGGTCGCCGAGATGATCTTCCTCAAGGATCGCCTCAAGACCTCGGCGGCCGAGCTCAGCCATGGCCAGAAGCAATGGCTCGAGATCGGCATGCTGCTGATCCAGAACCCGGACCTTCTGATGCTCGACGAGCCCGTTGCCGGCATGAGCGTCAGCGAGCGCGCCAAGACGGCGGAGCTGCTCAACCGCATCATCAAGGACCGCTCGGTGCTGGTCATCGAGCACGACATGAAGTTCGTCGAGGACATCGCCCACAAGGTCACCGTGCTGCACCAGGGACAGATCCTGTCCGAAGGCACGATGGAGCGGGTCAAGAACGACCCCAAGGTCGTCGAAGTCTATCTTGGGCACTGA
- the urtC gene encoding urea ABC transporter permease subunit UrtC produces the protein MINSRFFNRSELIGFVSLLLLLVIILPLALDIFRLNLVAKYLTYAFVAIGLVLCWGYGGILSLGQGVFFGLGGYCMAMFLKLEASSVANTKIQSTPGIPDFMDWNQLTALPFFWKPFQSFPFALAAIILVPAIFAFIIGAAMFKRRVGGVYFAIITQAIAAIMTILIVGQQGYTGGINGITDLRTLHGWDIRTDHAKYILYFVEVFFLFAAILVAQFIRLTKLGRILVAMREQEDRVRFSGYSVANFKIFAFCAAAVFAAVGGALFTLEVGFMSPSFVGIVPSIEMVIYTAVGGRLSIFGAVYGSLLVNFAKTSLSETFPQLWLFGLGALFIAVVLAFPNGLAGIWGDYVQPRIDRLLASRSKKTNGGLVADGAPAE, from the coding sequence ATGATCAACTCGCGCTTTTTCAATCGCTCGGAGCTCATCGGCTTCGTCTCTCTGCTGCTGCTGCTGGTCATCATCCTGCCGCTGGCGCTGGACATCTTCCGCCTGAACCTGGTCGCAAAATATCTGACGTACGCCTTCGTCGCCATCGGCCTGGTGCTGTGCTGGGGGTATGGCGGCATTCTCAGCCTGGGGCAGGGCGTGTTCTTCGGCCTCGGCGGCTACTGCATGGCGATGTTCCTGAAGTTGGAAGCCTCCAGCGTCGCCAACACCAAGATCCAGTCGACCCCGGGCATTCCAGACTTCATGGACTGGAATCAGCTGACCGCGCTGCCGTTCTTCTGGAAGCCGTTTCAGAGCTTCCCATTCGCGCTCGCCGCGATCATCCTGGTGCCCGCGATCTTCGCCTTCATCATCGGCGCCGCCATGTTCAAGCGCCGGGTCGGCGGCGTCTACTTCGCGATCATCACCCAGGCGATCGCCGCGATCATGACCATCCTGATCGTTGGACAGCAGGGCTACACCGGTGGCATCAACGGCATCACCGACCTGCGCACCCTGCACGGCTGGGACATCCGCACTGACCACGCCAAGTACATCCTCTACTTCGTCGAAGTGTTCTTCCTGTTCGCCGCGATTCTGGTGGCGCAGTTCATCCGCCTGACCAAGCTCGGCCGCATCCTGGTGGCGATGCGTGAGCAGGAGGATCGGGTTCGCTTTTCCGGCTACAGCGTCGCCAACTTCAAGATCTTCGCCTTCTGCGCGGCGGCGGTGTTCGCGGCGGTCGGCGGCGCGCTGTTCACGCTCGAGGTCGGGTTCATGTCGCCGTCCTTCGTCGGCATCGTGCCGTCGATCGAGATGGTGATCTACACCGCGGTCGGCGGCCGGTTGTCGATCTTCGGCGCGGTCTATGGCTCGCTCCTCGTCAACTTCGCCAAGACCAGCCTGTCGGAGACGTTCCCGCAGCTCTGGCTGTTCGGCCTGGGCGCGCTGTTCATCGCCGTCGTGCTCGCCTTCCCGAACGGATTGGCCGGCATCTGGGGCGACTACGTGCAGCCGCGCATCGACCGGCTGCTGGCCTCGCGCAGCAAGAAAACCAACGGCGGCCTGGTCGCCGACGGCGCCCCCGCAGAGTGA
- the urtB gene encoding urea ABC transporter permease subunit UrtB has translation MFGDYSIGDLGAIFAMQGFAGLILFSVYVLMALGLAIIFGQMGVINMAHGEFMILGAYVTWMTSNAFQSFLPALFPGYFFVAMALAFVASGSLGMLVEWAMISRLYKRPLDTLLATWGLSLILQQAYRSIFGAREVGVELPEWMMGSWQATDAIQIPINGMFVMCLTILITIVVAYVLFLSRWGKQVRAVVQNRVMAGAVGINTEKVDRYTFGLGCGIAGVAGSAFTMIGSTGPTAGQLYIVDTFLVVVFGGAASLIGTIASAFTISQAQSTMEFFMSGSMAKVLTLLAIVAILMLRPQGLFALKVRK, from the coding sequence ATGTTCGGCGACTATTCCATCGGCGACCTCGGCGCGATCTTCGCGATGCAAGGCTTTGCGGGCCTGATCCTGTTTTCGGTCTACGTGCTGATGGCACTGGGGCTTGCCATCATCTTCGGCCAGATGGGCGTCATCAACATGGCGCATGGCGAGTTCATGATCCTCGGCGCCTACGTCACCTGGATGACGTCGAACGCCTTTCAGAGTTTCCTGCCGGCACTCTTTCCCGGCTACTTCTTCGTCGCCATGGCGCTCGCTTTCGTCGCGTCCGGCTCGCTAGGCATGCTGGTCGAATGGGCCATGATCAGCCGGCTCTACAAGCGTCCGCTCGATACGCTGCTCGCCACCTGGGGCCTCAGCCTGATCCTGCAGCAGGCCTATCGTTCGATATTCGGCGCACGCGAGGTCGGCGTCGAGCTTCCCGAATGGATGATGGGCTCCTGGCAGGCGACCGACGCCATCCAGATTCCGATCAACGGCATGTTCGTGATGTGCCTGACCATCCTAATCACCATCGTCGTCGCCTACGTGCTGTTCCTGTCGCGCTGGGGCAAGCAGGTCCGCGCCGTCGTGCAGAACCGTGTGATGGCCGGCGCCGTCGGCATCAACACCGAGAAGGTCGACCGCTACACGTTCGGCCTCGGTTGCGGCATTGCGGGCGTCGCCGGCTCTGCCTTCACCATGATCGGCTCGACCGGTCCGACCGCCGGCCAGCTCTACATCGTCGACACCTTCCTGGTTGTCGTGTTCGGCGGCGCCGCCAGCCTGATCGGCACCATCGCGTCGGCCTTCACCATCTCCCAGGCGCAGTCGACCATGGAATTCTTCATGTCCGGCTCGATGGCCAAGGTGCTCACCTTGCTCGCGATCGTCGCCATCCTGATGCTGCGGCCGCAGGGCCTGTTCGCCCTCAAGGTCCGCAAATGA
- the urtA gene encoding urea ABC transporter substrate-binding protein, with protein MSDETKKGLKSPLRRQLMMGMAAIPALAMLPRPSFGAGPATSAVNTTGLAVTDSEVTVGILHSVTGTMAISETGSVQAEKLAIEQINASGGVLGRKIKFIQEDGASDWPTFAEKAKKLLVNDKCAAVMGCWTSASRKAVLPVFEQYNGMLYYPTFYEGLEQSKNVIYTGQEATQQIIAGLDWVNKTKGAKTFYLLGSDYIWPRTSNKIARKHIEGHLQGAKVVGEEYFPLGHTQFNSVINKIKLTKPDVIYAIIVGGSNVAFYKQLKAAGIDMSKQTLLTISVTEDEIDGIGGENIAGAYACMKYFQSLDNPNNKAFVSAFKKMWGEKTVIGDVTQAAYLGPWLWKLTVEKAGSFDIDKVAAASPGIEFKGAPEGYVRIHENHHLWSKTRVGRAKADGQYELIYETADLVEPDPFPKGYQ; from the coding sequence ATGTCAGACGAAACCAAAAAAGGCCTGAAGTCGCCACTTCGGCGCCAATTGATGATGGGAATGGCCGCCATCCCGGCGCTCGCCATGCTGCCGCGCCCCTCGTTCGGCGCTGGTCCCGCAACCTCTGCTGTCAACACCACCGGCCTTGCAGTCACCGATAGCGAAGTCACCGTCGGCATCCTGCATTCGGTCACCGGCACCATGGCGATCTCGGAGACCGGCTCGGTGCAGGCCGAGAAGCTCGCGATCGAGCAGATCAACGCCTCGGGCGGCGTGCTCGGCCGCAAGATCAAGTTCATCCAGGAGGACGGCGCCTCGGACTGGCCGACCTTCGCCGAGAAGGCCAAGAAGCTGCTGGTCAACGACAAGTGCGCGGCCGTCATGGGCTGCTGGACGTCGGCCTCGCGCAAGGCGGTGCTGCCGGTGTTCGAGCAGTACAACGGCATGCTCTATTACCCGACCTTCTATGAAGGCCTGGAGCAGTCCAAGAACGTCATCTACACCGGTCAGGAAGCCACGCAACAGATCATCGCCGGCCTCGACTGGGTCAACAAGACCAAGGGCGCGAAGACCTTCTATTTGCTCGGCTCCGACTACATCTGGCCGCGCACCTCGAACAAGATCGCCCGCAAGCACATCGAGGGCCATCTGCAGGGCGCCAAGGTCGTCGGCGAAGAATACTTCCCGCTCGGCCACACCCAGTTCAACTCGGTCATCAACAAGATCAAGCTGACCAAGCCGGACGTGATCTACGCGATCATCGTCGGCGGCTCCAACGTCGCCTTCTACAAGCAGCTCAAGGCGGCCGGCATCGACATGTCGAAGCAGACGCTGCTGACCATCTCCGTGACCGAGGACGAGATCGACGGCATCGGCGGCGAGAACATCGCGGGCGCCTATGCCTGCATGAAGTACTTCCAATCGCTCGACAACCCGAACAACAAGGCCTTCGTCTCCGCCTTCAAGAAGATGTGGGGCGAGAAGACCGTGATCGGCGACGTCACCCAGGCTGCCTATCTCGGCCCGTGGTTGTGGAAGTTGACGGTGGAGAAGGCCGGCAGCTTCGACATCGACAAGGTCGCGGCAGCCTCGCCCGGCATCGAGTTCAAGGGCGCGCCGGAAGGCTACGTCCGGATCCACGAGAACCACCATCTCTGGTCCAAGACCCGCGTCGGCCGCGCCAAGGCGGACGGCCAGTACGAGCTGATCTACGAGACCGCCGACCTCGTCGAGCCCGATCCGTTCCCGAAGGGCTACCAGTAA
- a CDS encoding ATP-binding protein, whose product MAGRQRIDRVRRQYNQWVANQTLEDYALRFTAKSARRWSAARVANTALGAISFLALEAIGGTITLNYGVTNATAAILVASVIIFCCGLPIAYYAAKCGIDIDLLTRGAGFGYIGSTITSLIYASFTFIFFAIEAVILASALEMCFGIPRPIGYLISAVVIIPLVTYGITLISRFQLWTQPLWVVLHILPFAAIAYASPHSFADWQQFPGEHGDPMGHLDLALFGTAAAVVFSLVAQIGEQVDFLRFLPRDRRTSKVSWWIALLSAGPGWIVLGALKLLAGSFLAFFALSHGVSADHAAEPAHMYLEAFRYVLARPDLALALTGTFVILSQIKINVTNAYAGSIAWSNFFSRLTHSHPGRVVWLVFNVVVALLLMEIGVYKALEQTLALYSNIAISWVGALVADLVINKPLGLRPPQMEFKRAHLYDINPVGVGAMTIATIVSISAFYGLFGPTGKALSTFVALGVALVTAPAIAYLTDGKYYLARKPKRSWQNIEQIKCCICEHHFEPEDTASCPAYAGPICSLCCSLDARCHDLCKPHARAQAQVSAALSGMLPEAVLAKIDSQFGHYVGVFLTSAGLVGLTLGMIYLETSAALPGYRGIISDVLWKVFFALSIIIGVVTWLFVLAQQSRRAAEAETRRQTHLLIQEIEAHKRTDAELQRAKEVAESANLAKSRYVVGLSHELRSPLNAISGYAQLLEQDASLAPKPKDQVRVVRRSADHLSGLIDGILDISKIEAGRLYLSRDEVRLSEFLDQLVGMFRLQAAAKGVDFVFKRPAVLPLVVYADEKRLRQILINLLSNAIKFTQEGSVQFVVHYRSPVAEFEVIDTGPGIQPDDLERIFAPFERGALGAAQPQTGTGLGLTISRLLAGVMGGDIKVESKVGNGSTFKVKILLSEVTNPTRHAPVKAPVAGYLGPRKTILVTDDDPVHRDLLREVLTPLGFILLSAPDGAACLALAQHCQPDLFILDISMPGMDGWTVAETLRSSGHHHARILMTSASALEAHGRPLAQPFHDSYLMKPIDIPRLLEAIRQLLKLEWSYQTNQPVTQPHWRPDTGSRPPLKYVEELMGLGQIGYIRAIQLKLDEIGGAHPEHAAFVDQMRMLIDRFDLDQYMATLKTLHAYEH is encoded by the coding sequence GTGGCAGGGCGGCAGCGGATCGACCGCGTCAGGCGCCAATACAATCAGTGGGTCGCCAACCAGACGTTGGAGGACTACGCACTCCGTTTCACCGCCAAAAGCGCCCGGCGCTGGTCAGCCGCCCGCGTTGCCAACACCGCACTCGGCGCGATTTCGTTCCTGGCCCTGGAGGCGATCGGCGGCACCATCACGCTGAACTATGGCGTCACCAACGCCACCGCGGCGATCCTGGTCGCCAGCGTCATCATCTTCTGCTGTGGCCTGCCGATCGCCTATTATGCGGCCAAATGCGGCATCGACATCGATCTGCTGACCCGAGGCGCCGGCTTCGGCTATATCGGCTCGACCATTACCTCGCTGATCTACGCCTCTTTCACCTTCATCTTCTTCGCCATCGAAGCCGTCATCCTGGCCTCCGCACTGGAGATGTGCTTCGGCATCCCCCGCCCGATCGGCTATCTGATCAGCGCCGTCGTCATCATCCCGCTGGTGACCTACGGCATCACCCTGATCAGCCGCTTCCAGCTCTGGACGCAGCCGCTCTGGGTCGTGCTGCACATCCTGCCCTTCGCCGCGATCGCCTATGCCAGCCCGCATTCCTTCGCCGACTGGCAGCAATTTCCCGGCGAGCATGGCGATCCCATGGGTCACCTCGACCTAGCACTGTTCGGCACGGCCGCGGCCGTCGTCTTTTCGCTCGTCGCTCAGATCGGCGAGCAGGTCGACTTCCTGCGCTTTCTGCCGCGCGACCGCCGGACATCGAAGGTCTCCTGGTGGATCGCGCTGTTGTCCGCAGGGCCAGGCTGGATCGTGCTCGGCGCGCTCAAGCTCTTGGCGGGATCGTTCCTCGCCTTCTTCGCCCTTAGCCACGGCGTCTCGGCCGATCATGCCGCCGAGCCGGCCCACATGTATCTCGAGGCGTTCCGCTACGTGCTGGCCCGGCCGGATCTGGCGCTGGCCCTGACCGGCACCTTCGTGATCCTGTCCCAGATCAAGATCAACGTCACCAATGCCTATGCCGGCTCGATCGCGTGGTCGAACTTCTTCTCGCGGCTGACGCACAGCCATCCCGGCCGCGTCGTCTGGCTGGTGTTCAACGTCGTGGTCGCGTTGCTGTTGATGGAGATCGGCGTCTACAAGGCGCTGGAGCAGACGCTGGCGCTGTACTCCAACATCGCGATCTCCTGGGTCGGCGCGCTGGTCGCCGACCTCGTCATCAACAAGCCGCTCGGCCTGCGCCCGCCGCAGATGGAGTTCAAGCGCGCGCATCTCTACGACATCAATCCGGTCGGCGTCGGCGCCATGACCATCGCCACGATCGTCTCGATCAGCGCCTTCTACGGCCTGTTCGGACCGACCGGAAAGGCGCTATCGACCTTCGTCGCGCTTGGCGTCGCCCTCGTCACGGCACCGGCGATCGCCTACCTAACCGATGGCAAATACTACCTCGCCCGCAAGCCGAAGCGGAGCTGGCAGAACATCGAGCAGATCAAATGCTGCATCTGTGAACATCATTTCGAGCCGGAGGACACCGCCTCCTGCCCTGCTTATGCCGGCCCGATCTGCTCGCTATGCTGCTCGCTCGATGCGCGCTGCCACGACCTCTGCAAGCCGCACGCCCGGGCGCAGGCCCAGGTGTCTGCCGCGCTCAGTGGCATGTTGCCCGAAGCAGTACTGGCCAAGATCGACTCGCAGTTCGGGCACTATGTCGGCGTGTTTCTCACCTCGGCCGGGCTCGTCGGGCTCACGCTCGGCATGATCTATCTCGAAACATCGGCGGCGCTGCCGGGCTATCGGGGCATCATCTCCGATGTGCTGTGGAAGGTGTTCTTCGCGCTCTCCATCATCATCGGCGTCGTGACTTGGTTGTTCGTGCTGGCGCAGCAGAGCCGCCGCGCCGCAGAGGCCGAGACGCGGCGGCAGACCCACCTGCTGATCCAGGAAATCGAGGCGCACAAGCGTACGGACGCCGAGTTACAGCGCGCCAAGGAGGTCGCGGAGTCTGCCAACCTTGCCAAGAGCCGCTACGTCGTCGGCCTGAGCCACGAGCTGCGCTCGCCGTTGAATGCGATCTCCGGCTATGCGCAGTTGCTCGAGCAGGATGCTAGTCTCGCGCCGAAGCCGAAGGATCAAGTGCGGGTGGTTCGCCGAAGCGCCGACCATTTGTCAGGGCTGATCGACGGCATCCTTGATATCTCCAAGATAGAAGCGGGACGGCTGTATCTGTCGCGCGACGAAGTCCGCTTGAGCGAATTCCTCGACCAGCTCGTGGGCATGTTCCGGCTGCAGGCAGCCGCAAAGGGCGTCGACTTCGTGTTCAAGCGTCCGGCCGTGCTGCCGCTGGTCGTCTACGCCGACGAGAAGCGGCTGCGGCAGATCCTGATCAACCTGCTCTCGAACGCGATCAAGTTCACCCAGGAGGGCAGCGTCCAGTTCGTCGTGCATTATCGCAGCCCCGTCGCCGAATTCGAGGTGATCGATACCGGCCCCGGCATCCAGCCCGACGATCTCGAACGCATCTTCGCTCCGTTCGAGCGTGGCGCGCTCGGTGCAGCGCAGCCGCAGACCGGCACAGGGCTCGGGCTTACGATTAGCCGACTGCTTGCGGGTGTGATGGGCGGCGACATCAAGGTCGAGAGCAAGGTCGGCAATGGCAGCACCTTCAAGGTGAAGATCCTGCTGTCGGAGGTGACCAACCCGACGCGGCATGCGCCGGTGAAGGCGCCGGTGGCCGGCTATCTCGGCCCGCGCAAGACCATCCTCGTCACCGATGATGATCCCGTGCATCGCGATCTCCTGCGGGAGGTGCTGACGCCGCTCGGCTTCATCCTGCTCAGCGCGCCGGATGGCGCCGCGTGTCTCGCGCTGGCGCAGCATTGTCAGCCGGATCTGTTCATCCTCGACATCTCGATGCCCGGCATGGACGGCTGGACCGTGGCAGAAACCTTGCGCAGCAGCGGCCATCACCATGCGCGCATTCTGATGACCTCGGCGAGCGCGCTTGAAGCGCATGGGCGCCCGCTGGCGCAGCCGTTTCATGACAGCTATCTGATGAAGCCGATCGACATTCCCAGGCTGCTGGAAGCCATCCGCCAATTGCTCAAGCTCGAATGGAGCTATCAGACCAACCAACCGGTGACCCAGCCGCACTGGCGGCCCGACACCGGCTCGCGCCCGCCGCTGAAA